The DNA window CCGCCGGTGGCCGGAGCCGCCGAGGCGTCGATCGAAGCCGCCCAGGCCTGGGGCATGCTCTACGTCGTGGAGGGCTCGATGCTGGGTGGGCGGGTGATCGCCCGACAGTTGCGGCGTCAGCAGCCCTCCTTGGAAGGGGCGCTGGCCTACTTCGACCTCGGCAGCGAGGAGCCCGCCGCCTGGCGGCGGTTCCAGGACTGCCTTGAAAGGGCGCTCACCCCGCCTGGCGCCCGCGAGCAGGCGGTGGCTGGTGCGATGGCGATGTTCGCCCGTTTTCACCAACAGCTTTGCTTCGGAAGGCCCGTATGAACGTTGTCGTCGATCCCGTGGACATGGATGCGTGCGCGCGCGAGCCCATCCACATCCCTGGCTCCATCCAGCCGTTCGGCGTGCTGCTGGTCATCGACCCGGCCACCGGATGCATCGTCCAGGCCAGTGAGACGGCCGCGGCGGTCCTGGGCGTGGACGATCCGCTGGGCCGGCGTTGGGACGCGTTGCTGGACCTGGGCAAGCGCCAACTGCCCGATCCGGCCAGCGTGACCGAGCGCGTGCACCTGTCCCACGCGGCGGTCGAGTTCCCGCTGCGTGACGCGACTCCGGAGGCGTCCTGGGTCGGCGCGTGGCATCTGTCACCCACGCACTGGCTGGTCGAACTGGAGCCGCGCGACTCGCGTGGCTCCGACGCCGGACTCAACGATGCGCTGCCGACCCTGCGGCTGCTGGAGCGCGACGGTTCGGTCGCCGAGGCCAGCCTGCGCGTCGCGCGCGAGATCCATGCGTTGCTCGGCTATGACCGGGTGATGGTCTACCGTTTCGACAACGACTGGAACGGCGATGTCATCGCCGAGGCGCGCGCGCCGGACCTGGAGGCCTACCTGGGCCTGCATTATCCGGCGACCGACATTCCGGCCCAGGCCCGTGCGCTGTACCTGCGCAACCGGGTGCGCCAGATCGCCCATGTCGGCTATCGCCCCTCGCCGATTACACCGGTGCTCAACCCGGCCGATGGCCAGCCGGTGGACCTGAGCGATGTGAGCCTGCGCAGCGTCTCGCCGGTGCACCTGGAGTACCTGGCCAACATGGGGGTCTCGGCGACGCTGGTGACCTCCATCGTGGTCAACGACGCGCTGTGGGGCCTGGTGGCCTGCCATCACTACAAGCCGCACTTCGCCAACCATGCCATGCGCGATGTGGCCGATGCGCTCTCGCGCGGCCTGGCCGGGCGCATCGGGGCACTGCAGGCGGTGGAGCGCGCGCGCACCGAGTCGGTCCTGCTGACCGTGCGCGAGAAGCTGATCACCGCGTTCAACGACGCCGACACCATGACCCCGGACATGCTGGCCGAGATGGCGCCGGACCTGATGGACGTGGTCGATGCCGACGGCGTGGCGATCTTCCACGGAGATCATGTCACCCGCCACGGACAGCTACCGCCGGAGCGGGACCTGGCGCGGATCCGCGCCCAGATCGAGTCGGGCGATTACGAGGCGCTGCGCGAGGGCGCGGTCGGGGCCCTGCATACCGACACCATCGGGACCACCTTTCCGCCGCTGGCCGACCTGGCGCCGCTGGCGGCCGGCCTGATCTTCGTGCCGCTGATGCCGCAGGCTCGCAGTGCGCTGATGTGGACCCGGCGCGAGCAGGTCCAGACCGTCAACTGGGCCGGCAACCCCGCGTTGGCCAAGCTGCCGGACATCCCCAACTCGCGCCTGTCTCCGCGCAAGAGTTTTGATCTGTGGCAGGAAACCGTGCGTGGCCGCGCGCGGCCGTGGTCGCAGCTGCACCTGGAGTCGGCCCGCAGCCTGCGCGTGCTGATCGAGCTGATGGAGCGCAAGCGCTATCAGCAGGACTTCGTCATGCTCGAGGCCTCGTTGGCGCGCCTGCGCCAGGGCGTGGCCATCATCGAGCGCGGTCCGGCGGGCATTGCCCGGGTGGTCTTCGTCAACGAGGCCTTCGCCGACCTGGCCGACCTGGACAATTCGGACATGATCGGCCTCGACATGCGGACCCTGCTGGATCCCTCGGTGCGCGCCGAAGCCCTGTCGGCCCTGGAGACCCAACTGCGCGCATCGACACCGGCCGCCAGCGTCCTGCCCCTGCGGGTCGCCAATGCCGAACCACGCCTGCTGCATTTCGACTTCGAGCCGCTGCCCGCACGCGGCGGGCAGACGACCCATTGGCTACTGCAGCTGAGCGAGCCCGGCTGAGCGACTCCCCGGTGCCAAGTCCGGACCTTGTCCGGGAACTGGCGTTGGGTCTGCGTTGCGCGACGTGAGGTCTAGAGCTTCCTGGCCTTGACGGGCAGCGAGAGCATCGGGGAGACAGGGGAGCTGGCCGCGGGATTCGACGGCGGGTTGGAGCTGGCCGGGGGGGGCGAGGCTGTGCCGGTGGTGATGCGCTTGGCCCGGTTCGACAGGACCGTCATCTGTGGCTTGGCGCTGCCATCGCTGGCCGGTTGTACGCTGAACATATAGTTGCCCCACCATGCGCCGCCGGCCCAGTAGCTCCAGCCGCGCCAGACATCGGCGTTGTCCTGGACGTAGGCCAGCATGTTGTCCAGTGCGGACAGGCAGGTCTCGTTGGCGGCCGCGCCGAACTCGCCGAGGAAGCCCGTCCTTCTGTTGGTGCGCAGCCAGCTGGTGAACGCCGCCAACTTGTCCGCTCCGATCGACGTGCTCACGCAGGTCGAGTGGGTCCCGGAATAGTCCGAATCCATGTACTGGTGGACCTCAAAGGCGATGTTGTTGGCCGAGTCGGTAATCGTCAGCAGGGCATCGGCGTTGGAAGTGCCACCGCCTGCGCTGGCATTGGTCCAGCTGTGCGCGCCAGTCCATGCCACGCCGGGGACCAGGATCAGGTTGCGGGCGCCCGTGGCGCGGATCGCATCGATGCCTGCCTGGGCACTCGCGGCCCAGGTGACGGCGTCGACCCCGTAGGGTTCGTTCATGAGGCCGAAGATCACGGCGCGATCGTTGGCGAATTCCTTGGAAAGCTGGCGCCAGAGATCGGCAAAGACCGTGTTCGGAACCGAGCTGGTCCCGATGCGGGTGCCGTAGTACTTGGCATAGTTGTGCGGATCCAGGATGACAGTGATGCCGTGGTTCTTGGCACGCGTGACGGCCGTGCGGATGTAGGAGAGCTGGGTGACGTCGAGGGTGGCCCCCGCACTGGATTGCAATCGCTCCCAGAGGAAGGGAAGGCGTACGACGTTCATCCCCTGACTGGCGTAGTAGGCGAAGTCGGCATCCGAGGGATAGACGTAGTTCTGGTACAGCACGCCCGGCTTGGC is part of the Pseudoxanthomonas sp. JBR18 genome and encodes:
- a CDS encoding glycoside hydrolase family 5 protein, which codes for MRLLPPLAASAALLIALLTHAHPASATDVLKYAGVNLAGAEFNSSAKPGVLYQNYVYPSDADFAYYASQGMNVVRLPFLWERLQSSAGATLDVTQLSYIRTAVTRAKNHGITVILDPHNYAKYYGTRIGTSSVPNTVFADLWRQLSKEFANDRAVIFGLMNEPYGVDAVTWAASAQAGIDAIRATGARNLILVPGVAWTGAHSWTNASAGGGTSNADALLTITDSANNIAFEVHQYMDSDYSGTHSTCVSTSIGADKLAAFTSWLRTNRRTGFLGEFGAAANETCLSALDNMLAYVQDNADVWRGWSYWAGGAWWGNYMFSVQPASDGSAKPQMTVLSNRAKRITTGTASPPPASSNPPSNPAASSPVSPMLSLPVKARKL
- the bphP gene encoding bacteriophytochrome BphP — encoded protein: MNVVVDPVDMDACAREPIHIPGSIQPFGVLLVIDPATGCIVQASETAAAVLGVDDPLGRRWDALLDLGKRQLPDPASVTERVHLSHAAVEFPLRDATPEASWVGAWHLSPTHWLVELEPRDSRGSDAGLNDALPTLRLLERDGSVAEASLRVAREIHALLGYDRVMVYRFDNDWNGDVIAEARAPDLEAYLGLHYPATDIPAQARALYLRNRVRQIAHVGYRPSPITPVLNPADGQPVDLSDVSLRSVSPVHLEYLANMGVSATLVTSIVVNDALWGLVACHHYKPHFANHAMRDVADALSRGLAGRIGALQAVERARTESVLLTVREKLITAFNDADTMTPDMLAEMAPDLMDVVDADGVAIFHGDHVTRHGQLPPERDLARIRAQIESGDYEALREGAVGALHTDTIGTTFPPLADLAPLAAGLIFVPLMPQARSALMWTRREQVQTVNWAGNPALAKLPDIPNSRLSPRKSFDLWQETVRGRARPWSQLHLESARSLRVLIELMERKRYQQDFVMLEASLARLRQGVAIIERGPAGIARVVFVNEAFADLADLDNSDMIGLDMRTLLDPSVRAEALSALETQLRASTPAASVLPLRVANAEPRLLHFDFEPLPARGGQTTHWLLQLSEPG
- a CDS encoding biliverdin-producing heme oxygenase, encoding MSPVPDLAPPPAARFLREATAQAHAAVEALPHMPALAAGTLEPALYGRVLQAHLSILAPWEHAHAAWLAALPVHGWRYRPRVPALRHDLHALGEPLPPVAGAAEASIEAAQAWGMLYVVEGSMLGGRVIARQLRRQQPSLEGALAYFDLGSEEPAAWRRFQDCLERALTPPGAREQAVAGAMAMFARFHQQLCFGRPV